One Alicyclobacillus acidoterrestris DNA window includes the following coding sequences:
- the mutS gene encoding DNA mismatch repair protein MutS, which translates to MGLTPMMRQYQEVKAAHQDALLMFRLGDFYELFFEDAVTASRELDITLTGRDAGEAGRIPMCGVPYHAVEQYLERLIDRGYRVAICEQVEDPKAAKGLVQREVVRIVTPGTALSKDTDHRFLAALVASSSSFGLAFVDVGTGEVLMGEADGGACADQLRLFAPIEIVVEKGAPAPNWLAAYSAQTEVLITERTNGGNRLIEEQYGVSSVSALGLAEQSDATKALALALTYIDETQKMKLRHLQDPAPLFEQTHLALNQTAIHHLELTATARDGQKKGSLLGLIDATVTAAGGRLLRSWLERPLCREADIVRRHDAVGYFVDDLILREEVRESLRGVHDLARLVARFAFGSGNPRDLLSLAHSLIKGQAVIDTLSVTEPPELLASLIDDLPDLLGLAATIEASIVDEPPVQTREGGIFRSGVDSELDRLRELQTSGRTWLRDLEQRERERTGIKSLKIGYNKVFGYYIEVSKANLGSVPEEYERRQTLTGAERFILPELKAREAEILSAEERAMAKEAELFQSFRDKVLAARTEIQTFADALAQIDVLQSLAHVASERRFVRPEIRGDVGIEIVGGRHPVVEELAKGQFVPNDTHLAPGDHIIVLTGPNMGGKSTYMRQTAIIVMLAQMGSFVPAESAVIGVVDQIFARIGAADDLGRGQSTFMVEMIELAQILRQSTGRSLVLLDEIGRGTSTYDGLSIAEAVLEELASRSEQPLTMFATHYHELIGFSERFPSVRNYSMAVEETADGITFLHTVVTRPSDKSYGIQVAKLAGLPPHVVERAQTLLAARESQSQASAMAAATSEVRESSLDSVSPAVTPVVAQASVQTPATATAPDAPALALFEGPYRAFVERVAAENLLAMTPLDAMNRLNELIEKARELLSWETSS; encoded by the coding sequence ATGGGACTGACGCCAATGATGCGTCAATACCAGGAAGTCAAAGCGGCACATCAGGACGCACTCCTGATGTTTCGACTAGGTGATTTTTACGAGCTGTTTTTTGAAGACGCCGTCACGGCCAGCCGCGAACTCGATATTACGCTGACGGGGCGCGACGCGGGAGAAGCGGGCAGAATTCCTATGTGTGGTGTGCCGTATCACGCAGTGGAACAGTATCTCGAGCGCCTGATTGATCGAGGGTATCGCGTGGCTATCTGCGAACAAGTGGAAGATCCAAAAGCGGCCAAAGGCCTCGTGCAGCGCGAAGTCGTTCGGATTGTCACACCGGGGACTGCGTTGTCGAAGGATACGGACCATCGGTTTCTCGCAGCCCTCGTCGCGTCGTCATCGAGTTTTGGCCTCGCTTTCGTCGACGTGGGGACAGGAGAAGTCCTGATGGGGGAAGCGGACGGCGGTGCTTGTGCAGACCAGTTGCGTTTGTTCGCCCCGATTGAAATCGTCGTGGAAAAGGGAGCGCCTGCGCCCAATTGGCTTGCCGCGTACAGCGCACAGACGGAGGTACTCATCACAGAGCGCACAAATGGTGGAAACCGCCTGATTGAGGAACAGTACGGCGTATCGAGTGTCAGTGCGTTAGGCCTTGCGGAACAGTCCGACGCGACGAAGGCACTCGCGCTCGCGCTGACGTACATAGATGAAACGCAAAAAATGAAATTGCGCCATTTGCAAGATCCGGCGCCGCTCTTTGAGCAGACGCACTTGGCGCTCAACCAGACGGCGATTCATCATCTGGAATTGACGGCGACGGCGCGCGACGGGCAAAAAAAGGGGAGTCTGCTCGGGCTTATCGACGCCACGGTGACGGCTGCAGGTGGGCGGTTGTTGCGCTCGTGGTTGGAGCGGCCGCTTTGCCGCGAAGCGGATATTGTGCGTCGTCACGACGCCGTCGGCTATTTCGTCGATGATTTGATCTTGCGCGAGGAAGTGCGGGAGTCCCTTCGTGGTGTACACGATCTCGCCCGGCTGGTCGCCCGCTTCGCCTTCGGCAGCGGCAACCCACGCGATTTGTTGTCGCTCGCGCACTCGCTTATCAAGGGGCAGGCGGTCATTGATACGCTGTCTGTCACAGAGCCTCCGGAGCTTCTTGCGTCGCTTATCGACGATTTGCCAGATTTGTTAGGGCTTGCGGCGACGATTGAAGCAAGTATTGTCGACGAACCCCCTGTCCAAACGCGAGAGGGCGGTATTTTTCGCAGCGGTGTAGATTCGGAGTTGGACAGGCTGCGGGAATTGCAGACTTCTGGTCGCACGTGGCTGCGCGACTTGGAACAGCGCGAGCGCGAGCGGACGGGCATCAAGTCACTCAAAATCGGATACAACAAGGTATTTGGTTACTACATCGAGGTGTCGAAGGCGAATCTCGGCAGTGTTCCCGAGGAGTACGAGCGGCGGCAGACACTCACCGGTGCGGAACGCTTTATTCTGCCTGAGCTCAAGGCGCGCGAAGCCGAGATTTTGTCGGCCGAGGAGCGGGCGATGGCGAAGGAAGCGGAGCTGTTCCAGTCATTTCGCGATAAAGTTCTGGCCGCGCGCACGGAGATTCAGACGTTTGCCGACGCACTCGCACAAATCGATGTACTGCAAAGTCTTGCGCACGTCGCCAGTGAGCGCCGGTTCGTACGGCCGGAAATTCGCGGTGATGTCGGGATCGAAATTGTTGGAGGCCGGCACCCAGTGGTCGAGGAACTGGCGAAAGGCCAATTTGTGCCCAATGACACGCACTTGGCGCCGGGGGACCACATCATTGTGTTGACAGGGCCGAATATGGGCGGCAAAAGCACCTATATGCGCCAGACCGCCATCATCGTCATGTTGGCGCAGATGGGGAGTTTCGTCCCCGCAGAGAGTGCGGTCATTGGCGTGGTGGACCAAATCTTCGCGCGCATCGGTGCTGCGGACGACTTGGGGCGCGGCCAGAGCACGTTCATGGTGGAGATGATTGAGCTGGCGCAAATTTTGCGGCAGTCCACCGGGCGCAGCCTCGTTTTGCTCGATGAAATTGGCCGCGGCACGTCGACGTACGATGGACTGTCCATCGCCGAGGCGGTTCTCGAGGAACTGGCGAGTCGCAGTGAACAGCCACTCACGATGTTTGCGACGCACTATCACGAGTTGATTGGGTTCTCTGAGCGCTTCCCGTCTGTGCGCAATTATTCGATGGCCGTGGAGGAGACCGCCGACGGCATTACGTTTTTGCACACGGTGGTCACGCGGCCGTCGGACAAAAGTTATGGCATTCAAGTGGCCAAGCTCGCCGGGCTCCCGCCGCACGTCGTCGAGCGGGCGCAGACGTTGCTCGCCGCGCGCGAATCGCAGTCGCAGGCGAGCGCGATGGCGGCAGCGACGTCCGAGGTGCGGGAGAGCTCTCTCGACTCCGTGTCACCAGCTGTCACGCCGGTTGTGGCGCAAGCGTCGGTACAAACGCCAGCAACAGCAACTGCGCCGGATGCCCCAGCGCTCGCGCTGTTTGAGGGGCCGTATCGGGCGTTTGTGGAGCGTGTCGCCGCGGAAAATCTGCTTGCGATGACGCCGCTGGACGCGATGAACCGGCTGAACGAGTTGATTGAGAAAGCGAGGGAGTTGTTGTCGTGGGAAACATCCAGTTAA
- a CDS encoding YheC/YheD family endospore coat-associated protein — MRMSVEISSSLRGNHVRLSGADGTKLPNRLLFGGRATTVQCTRNQGQTKHATLYVSQALAQALFGLGQNRVLHVRVGDALWRLGPVLGLYVDLIASKDRPFGEQTRMFEELCTYGQQLGVFVVVQTPGDVTAKSAKVFDPVAKTWRVVRGIVPDLVIRRAGTFKKPRAKVAKRELQQLLMRKRLYTLPSQCSNKWTLYQVLRSTPELNRHLPGTTMCTSGAQLYREVMARNDVYVKPPGGSQGVSIYRLQRKGALIEATFERRVVPRNTERLTKVFEPRTTIEHSVIRSVDECVSFWKQTRLTRAVVQDTVELPKLDGQPYDFRWLVQSSDEPTVVARVARVGQKGAVTTNIHTGGDARKAEDLVRRIVGRDTVKETIAKMDKLASQVVRTLATRYGPFAELGIDFALTPKGDIYIFEVNPTPGRRMLRMLSQDTRRLSLEYLLEYAIRATGYGGAIH, encoded by the coding sequence ATGCGGATGTCTGTCGAAATCAGCTCGAGTTTGCGGGGGAATCACGTTCGGTTGAGCGGTGCCGATGGCACCAAACTGCCAAACCGACTCCTTTTCGGCGGGCGGGCGACAACGGTTCAATGCACGCGCAATCAAGGACAAACCAAGCACGCGACCCTATACGTGTCGCAAGCGTTGGCACAGGCCCTGTTTGGTCTCGGCCAAAACCGCGTGCTGCACGTGCGCGTAGGCGACGCTTTGTGGAGATTGGGGCCCGTATTGGGGTTGTACGTAGATTTGATTGCGTCGAAGGATAGACCGTTTGGCGAACAGACACGCATGTTTGAAGAACTTTGTACATACGGGCAGCAACTAGGCGTATTTGTGGTCGTGCAGACACCTGGCGACGTGACCGCAAAGTCGGCCAAGGTGTTTGATCCTGTGGCCAAAACGTGGCGTGTGGTGCGCGGCATTGTCCCTGATCTGGTCATTCGACGCGCAGGCACCTTTAAGAAGCCGCGGGCAAAGGTGGCCAAGCGTGAACTGCAGCAATTGCTCATGCGTAAACGCCTCTACACATTGCCAAGCCAGTGCAGCAACAAGTGGACACTTTACCAGGTTCTGCGCTCGACACCAGAGCTCAACCGCCATTTGCCGGGGACCACGATGTGCACCAGCGGTGCGCAATTGTATCGAGAGGTGATGGCGCGCAATGACGTGTATGTGAAGCCGCCCGGTGGATCGCAAGGGGTATCGATTTATCGTCTGCAGCGAAAAGGAGCTTTGATTGAAGCGACGTTTGAGCGACGCGTAGTGCCGCGCAATACAGAGCGTCTGACGAAGGTGTTTGAACCGCGCACGACGATTGAACACAGCGTCATCCGATCGGTCGACGAATGTGTGTCGTTTTGGAAACAGACGCGTTTGACGCGCGCCGTCGTCCAGGACACGGTGGAACTGCCGAAGCTGGACGGACAGCCGTACGACTTTCGTTGGCTCGTGCAATCGAGCGATGAACCAACGGTGGTCGCGCGGGTGGCGCGGGTTGGCCAGAAAGGCGCGGTGACCACCAATATTCACACGGGCGGCGACGCGCGCAAGGCTGAAGATCTCGTCCGCCGGATCGTCGGGCGTGACACAGTTAAGGAGACCATCGCGAAAATGGACAAACTGGCGTCGCAGGTCGTGCGCACGCTCGCCACTCGCTATGGCCCGTTTGCAGAACTCGGAATTGACTTTGCGTTGACGCCCAAGGGGGACATCTACATTTTCGAGGTCAATCCCACACCTGGGCGCCGTATGCTGCGCATGTTGTCACAGGACACCCGCCGTCTATCACTCGAGTACTTGCTTGAATATGCTATCAGAGCAACCGGCTATGGTGGAGCAATACATTAG
- a CDS encoding putative amidoligase domain-containing protein: MAYYLLHRNQPSAKRLLASLSRLSRYRATNSVSDSDVLVRWGAAEESDPAHGAVLNTKDAIDRISSRVEMAKFLRRVGVRVAPRSTKSGGITTFTRQYRIPMFDLVPIGCFRSDSGAGWSSARISRVHASFHEISVTEDKQTRRAVFLATRTLHALGLDFGMVSIGVGPKGLLQVMDVTATPVLEGRLLEMYKDAMTAFMEREEQARRGTYTVTLGTDIEIMLRNPQGKMVLASNYFTRRGRIGCDDRSVNFDGKRLPLMELRPAPDPTPNGLLQNLKRLMREASERINRPNVEWRAGSMPFRPYCTGGHIHFSGVPFSSRLVKVLDNYLGLPLMAVEDRRTAGLRRPKYGYLGDIRHKDYGGFEYRTPGSFVCSQVVTTAAFHLAHMLASHYRDFSLPDIYSPSMQIAFYEGQIGALRPLILRNIETIRRHAAYTQYREYIEPLFVMIEQGQTWNEQRDVRVEWGIPTRRTRATGNVRTRRAKVAGAR, translated from the coding sequence ATGGCGTATTACCTGTTACACCGAAACCAACCCTCCGCAAAACGACTGTTGGCGAGTTTATCGCGACTCTCCCGATACCGTGCGACCAATTCCGTATCCGATTCGGATGTGCTGGTCCGCTGGGGCGCTGCGGAGGAGAGTGATCCGGCACACGGCGCCGTGCTCAACACCAAGGACGCGATCGACCGCATATCATCGCGGGTGGAAATGGCCAAATTTCTGCGGCGGGTCGGTGTTCGGGTGGCGCCGAGATCGACAAAATCCGGCGGGATTACGACGTTTACTCGGCAATACCGCATCCCGATGTTCGATTTGGTGCCGATTGGCTGTTTTCGATCCGACTCGGGCGCCGGCTGGTCGAGTGCCCGCATATCGCGCGTGCACGCGTCGTTTCATGAAATCTCCGTGACGGAAGATAAACAGACGCGCCGAGCGGTCTTTTTGGCGACGAGGACGTTGCATGCGCTGGGACTCGATTTTGGCATGGTGAGTATTGGTGTGGGTCCGAAGGGATTGCTGCAGGTGATGGATGTCACCGCGACGCCCGTCCTTGAAGGACGCCTGCTCGAGATGTACAAGGACGCCATGACGGCCTTTATGGAGCGCGAGGAACAGGCGCGGCGGGGCACGTACACAGTGACGCTCGGCACGGATATTGAAATTATGCTGCGCAATCCACAGGGGAAGATGGTGCTGGCGAGCAACTACTTTACGCGGCGCGGGCGGATTGGCTGCGATGATCGGAGTGTCAACTTCGATGGTAAACGACTGCCGCTCATGGAACTGCGTCCGGCGCCGGACCCGACGCCCAACGGGCTTTTGCAGAACTTGAAGCGATTGATGCGCGAGGCGAGCGAGCGCATTAACCGGCCGAATGTCGAATGGCGGGCGGGGAGCATGCCATTTCGACCGTATTGCACAGGCGGGCATATTCACTTTTCCGGCGTACCATTCTCCAGCCGGTTGGTGAAAGTGCTTGACAATTATCTGGGGCTGCCGCTGATGGCGGTGGAGGACCGTCGTACAGCTGGGTTACGGCGACCGAAATACGGCTATCTCGGCGATATTCGGCACAAGGATTACGGGGGATTCGAGTATCGGACTCCGGGCAGTTTTGTCTGCAGTCAAGTGGTGACGACAGCAGCGTTTCATCTCGCGCACATGCTGGCATCCCACTACCGCGACTTCAGCCTTCCAGATATCTACTCGCCGAGTATGCAAATCGCGTTTTACGAAGGGCAGATTGGCGCACTGCGGCCGCTCATCCTTCGAAATATCGAGACGATTCGGCGACACGCCGCATACACTCAGTACCGTGAGTATATCGAGCCGCTCTTTGTCATGATTGAGCAGGGCCAAACGTGGAACGAACAGAGAGACGTTCGCGTCGAATGGGGCATTCCAACCAGGCGCACCCGTGCCACCGGGAACGTCAGGACGCGGCGGGCAAAAGTCGCAGGTGCTCGATGA
- a CDS encoding YlbF family regulator, which translates to MSILEPTRELVFDKVDAIASKIASSEAASMYWQARDKMMHHQEAQGLFDELKKKTNGLLVLKDRLGEQSDKYQRIKQETARIEERLAEIPVALQYKAAQDELNAMLQEVILVLLARLKDEVPVEPGPRQCGSGGSCSTGGSCSCSH; encoded by the coding sequence GTGAGTATCTTGGAGCCGACGCGCGAGTTGGTGTTCGATAAAGTCGACGCCATTGCGAGCAAAATTGCCAGTTCGGAAGCGGCGAGTATGTACTGGCAGGCGCGCGATAAAATGATGCACCATCAGGAAGCGCAAGGGCTGTTCGATGAACTGAAGAAGAAGACGAACGGATTGCTCGTACTCAAAGACCGGCTTGGAGAACAAAGCGACAAATACCAGCGCATCAAACAAGAGACGGCGCGCATTGAGGAACGTCTGGCGGAGATTCCGGTCGCGCTGCAATACAAAGCTGCGCAGGATGAGTTGAACGCCATGCTCCAAGAAGTGATTTTGGTACTCTTGGCGCGGTTAAAGGACGAAGTGCCGGTCGAGCCGGGGCCACGCCAGTGCGGTTCTGGTGGAAGCTGTTCCACCGGGGGCAGTTGTTCGTGTTCACATTGA
- a CDS encoding YheC/YheD family endospore coat-associated protein, with translation MELEQRQLRVSTFKSAKPLLRLSPSTGYLAAAPFRSIECVHGGRRVTLEAVIDEALPRNALSMSSKAAEQLRLTEYTWQMPAGVTQGRIQFGPLIGILSNPRWDKEARTLRKSSQTEVLQRLVEAGREHGAVCFVFGIHSVNLKAGTITGYVLNDGVWHRRQLPLPDVIYDQLHSRKLEQDAKELREALSKRYGSRIFNDGFFDKWQVYEWLREDRQVRQHLPQTRQHTSMSSAEAFLSSHSVTFLKPLHGSLGLGIARFVRQRDGSYTYEVKRKTSAIVRGKAASAKKVLSVFRTRLKHRPYIWQEGLPLATYHHRPVDFRILMQRDETGEWKRTKMFARVARIGDFTSNLSGGGDAMPVDQALAECLPKVEQRNRAKAQIRRLSRQVVDALEQGSGRTFGELGIDLGLDTSGKVWIIEVNSKPRKTPTTEKGRQDLVDLSFERPMRYAIYLATKAAK, from the coding sequence ATGGAACTGGAGCAGAGACAGTTACGCGTCAGCACGTTTAAAAGCGCAAAACCTCTTCTGCGTCTGAGCCCCTCGACCGGCTATCTGGCAGCAGCACCGTTTCGTTCCATTGAGTGTGTCCATGGCGGACGGCGGGTGACACTCGAGGCCGTGATTGACGAAGCGTTACCGCGCAACGCCTTGTCTATGAGTAGTAAGGCGGCGGAGCAATTGCGCCTGACAGAGTATACATGGCAAATGCCGGCGGGGGTGACACAGGGGCGCATTCAATTCGGCCCTTTGATTGGCATTCTCTCCAATCCGAGGTGGGACAAAGAAGCTCGTACACTTCGTAAGAGCAGTCAGACGGAGGTTTTACAACGCCTGGTGGAGGCTGGGCGAGAACATGGTGCCGTCTGCTTTGTATTCGGTATCCATTCAGTCAATTTGAAAGCCGGCACGATTACCGGCTACGTCTTGAATGATGGTGTGTGGCACAGGCGCCAGTTGCCGTTGCCCGACGTGATTTACGACCAGCTGCACTCGCGAAAATTGGAACAAGATGCGAAGGAACTCCGAGAGGCCCTGTCCAAGCGCTACGGCAGTCGGATCTTCAACGACGGCTTTTTCGATAAATGGCAGGTGTACGAATGGTTGCGGGAGGATAGACAAGTCCGGCAGCACCTTCCGCAGACGCGCCAGCATACCAGTATGTCGTCTGCCGAGGCGTTTTTGTCTTCCCATTCGGTGACGTTTTTGAAACCCCTGCACGGGAGCCTGGGGCTCGGAATTGCCCGGTTCGTTCGGCAGCGGGATGGGTCTTATACGTACGAGGTCAAGCGCAAAACGTCGGCGATTGTCCGAGGTAAGGCCGCTTCTGCAAAAAAAGTCCTCAGCGTATTTCGCACAAGGTTGAAACATCGACCGTATATCTGGCAAGAGGGGCTGCCACTCGCGACATATCACCATCGTCCCGTCGATTTTCGCATTCTGATGCAGCGGGATGAGACAGGGGAGTGGAAGCGCACGAAAATGTTTGCGCGGGTCGCGAGAATCGGTGATTTCACGTCAAATCTCAGCGGCGGCGGAGACGCGATGCCGGTCGATCAAGCACTTGCCGAATGCCTTCCAAAAGTCGAGCAGCGGAACCGGGCGAAAGCGCAAATCCGGCGGCTTTCCCGCCAGGTTGTCGATGCCCTCGAACAGGGTTCTGGTCGCACATTTGGGGAACTAGGCATTGACTTAGGTTTAGATACGTCTGGAAAAGTGTGGATTATTGAGGTGAATTCCAAACCTAGAAAGACGCCAACGACGGAAAAGGGACGTCAAGACCTGGTAGACCTTTCATTCGAACGGCCGATGAGGTATGCCATCTATTTGGCGACAAAGGCGGCGAAATAG
- the miaB gene encoding tRNA (N6-isopentenyl adenosine(37)-C2)-methylthiotransferase MiaB, with protein sequence MENLVKLAREGRLEQGLGLTFGTHRPNPVERVAYDIEELVRDYRVGRRADGSPYRFLIKTYGCQMNEHDTEVMSGLLLAMGYEQSDSDENADFILFNTCAVRENAEAKVFGEIGRLRPLKAKNPELLLGLCGCMAQEQGVQKMVLEKFPWVDVVFGTHNIHRLPAILTAAKQSQETVMEVWDKAAETVEDIPKVRKDSVRAWVNIQYGCNKFCTYCIVPYTRGRERSREPEDVINEVRELVAAGYKEITLLGQNVNDYGVDLGTITFAQLLRAVNDIEGIDRIRFTTSNPWNFTDDLIAAIAECEHVVEHIHLPVQSGNNEILRRMNRTHTREYYLQLVNKIRKAIPDVSLTTDIIVGFPGETEAAFQDTLSLVREVQFDNAFTFIYSPRENTPAAKFADEVTLEEKKDRLRRLNDVQYQISLARNQALKGRVVEVLVEGESKTNREVLTGRTRTNHLVLFPGDISLKGQHVDVEITNPQTFLLKGQCVYREEVVS encoded by the coding sequence TTGGAAAACTTGGTCAAGCTCGCGCGTGAAGGGCGTCTGGAACAAGGCCTTGGACTGACCTTTGGCACACATCGCCCCAATCCAGTGGAGCGTGTGGCTTACGATATAGAAGAATTAGTGCGAGATTATCGCGTCGGCCGACGGGCCGACGGGTCGCCATATCGGTTTCTGATTAAGACGTACGGCTGTCAGATGAACGAGCACGACACGGAAGTGATGTCGGGCCTATTGCTCGCGATGGGCTACGAACAGAGCGACAGCGACGAGAATGCCGATTTCATCTTGTTCAACACTTGTGCTGTGCGGGAAAACGCAGAGGCAAAGGTGTTTGGCGAAATTGGTCGGTTGCGTCCGCTCAAGGCGAAGAACCCGGAATTGCTCCTGGGGCTCTGTGGGTGCATGGCACAAGAACAAGGCGTTCAGAAGATGGTGTTGGAGAAGTTTCCGTGGGTTGACGTGGTCTTTGGCACACACAACATCCACCGGTTGCCGGCCATCTTGACCGCTGCCAAACAATCGCAGGAAACCGTGATGGAAGTGTGGGACAAGGCGGCTGAGACGGTGGAAGACATTCCGAAAGTCCGCAAGGATAGCGTCCGTGCCTGGGTCAACATTCAGTACGGGTGTAACAAGTTCTGCACGTACTGCATCGTTCCGTATACGCGGGGGCGCGAGCGCAGCCGTGAGCCAGAGGACGTCATCAACGAAGTGCGGGAACTCGTCGCAGCAGGCTATAAGGAAATTACCCTGCTGGGGCAAAACGTCAACGATTACGGCGTGGATTTGGGAACCATCACGTTTGCCCAACTGTTGCGCGCCGTGAACGATATCGAGGGCATTGACCGCATTCGCTTTACGACGTCGAACCCGTGGAACTTCACGGACGACCTGATTGCGGCCATCGCCGAGTGTGAACACGTCGTCGAGCACATTCACTTGCCGGTTCAGTCGGGCAACAACGAGATTCTCCGGCGCATGAATCGCACGCACACGCGGGAGTATTATTTGCAACTGGTGAACAAGATTCGCAAGGCGATTCCCGACGTCAGCCTGACGACAGACATTATTGTCGGCTTTCCTGGCGAGACAGAAGCGGCTTTTCAGGACACGCTGTCACTCGTGCGCGAGGTCCAGTTCGACAATGCGTTTACCTTTATTTACTCCCCTCGTGAAAATACGCCGGCTGCCAAGTTTGCGGACGAGGTGACACTCGAAGAGAAAAAAGATCGCTTGCGGCGTCTGAACGACGTCCAGTACCAGATTAGCCTCGCGCGCAACCAAGCGCTGAAGGGACGGGTGGTCGAGGTGCTGGTCGAAGGCGAAAGCAAGACCAACCGCGAGGTGCTCACCGGTCGCACGCGCACCAACCATTTGGTGTTGTTCCCAGGGGACATTTCACTAAAAGGGCAACATGTCGACGTGGAAATCACCAATCCACAAACGTTCCTTCTAAAGGGACAATGCGTGTACCGCGAGGAGGTCGTTTCGTGA
- a CDS encoding YheC/YheD family endospore coat-associated protein encodes MSQQPNAEMVWLRQKNHIVHVVQPRVAAKSQKWPAYARVLGGHTQLPITQSLPQGQILYRCPVSLYERGAVAEVGPVFAILAGEGKNGFVGARLNFRDVIECGRKQGAFVYVVATNDVHTGNTWFGYVRLGHQRWVRIPCPRPQAVYNRIPTRALERRKSAIRARQVIRQLGIPMFNREYFNKARIYALVRSHGLSSFLPDTEPELNRERLFDMLQKHASVYLKPAGGSVGHGMVRIDSTKSGWTVAVLKQGQTNKHACATAEALWQTVQRERVPGRYVIQQAIPLVEYRGRPCDFRVLLQKQDGTWQVVGRGVRVSGIGRITTHVPNGGSIANADTVLKEAFGDAAERVDDRLVQSVLDAARAIDDGYQGELGEMSMDIGIDPQGHAWFFEANAKPMKFDEPEIRRKSLEGVIQHLRERAGL; translated from the coding sequence GTGAGTCAACAGCCAAATGCTGAAATGGTGTGGTTGCGGCAGAAAAACCACATCGTTCATGTCGTCCAGCCGCGGGTGGCCGCAAAGTCGCAAAAGTGGCCAGCTTACGCGCGCGTGCTAGGCGGCCACACACAGTTGCCGATAACACAAAGCCTTCCCCAAGGACAAATCCTCTATCGGTGTCCTGTCTCGCTGTATGAGAGAGGAGCTGTTGCTGAAGTGGGTCCGGTGTTCGCGATTTTGGCCGGGGAAGGAAAAAACGGATTTGTCGGCGCCCGGCTCAATTTTCGGGATGTCATCGAGTGCGGACGCAAACAAGGGGCGTTTGTCTACGTCGTCGCGACAAACGACGTACACACGGGAAACACATGGTTTGGCTACGTTCGCCTCGGACACCAACGCTGGGTTCGGATTCCGTGTCCGCGACCGCAGGCCGTGTACAATCGGATTCCTACGCGCGCTCTGGAGCGGCGCAAGAGTGCCATTCGCGCGCGACAGGTCATCCGTCAGCTGGGTATTCCGATGTTCAATCGCGAGTACTTCAACAAGGCCCGAATTTACGCGCTGGTGAGAAGCCATGGCCTGTCCTCGTTTCTGCCTGACACGGAACCTGAACTGAATCGGGAGAGACTTTTTGACATGCTGCAAAAACACGCTTCAGTTTATCTGAAGCCGGCAGGCGGCAGTGTCGGGCACGGGATGGTGAGGATTGACTCGACAAAGTCGGGTTGGACGGTGGCTGTGCTCAAGCAGGGACAGACCAACAAGCATGCCTGCGCCACGGCTGAAGCGCTGTGGCAGACGGTACAGCGCGAACGCGTACCGGGCCGTTATGTCATCCAACAAGCTATTCCGCTCGTCGAATACCGCGGTCGCCCGTGCGATTTTCGCGTGTTGCTGCAAAAACAGGATGGAACTTGGCAAGTCGTTGGGCGTGGCGTTCGGGTCAGTGGTATCGGGAGGATTACGACGCACGTGCCCAACGGCGGATCGATTGCCAACGCCGATACGGTACTCAAGGAGGCGTTTGGCGATGCCGCAGAGCGCGTGGACGACCGACTTGTCCAATCCGTCTTGGACGCGGCGCGCGCCATTGACGACGGGTACCAGGGAGAATTAGGGGAGATGTCGATGGACATCGGCATTGACCCACAAGGGCATGCGTGGTTCTTCGAGGCCAATGCCAAGCCGATGAAGTTTGATGAACCAGAAATTCGCCGCAAATCACTGGAAGGCGTTATCCAACACCTGCGGGAGCGAGCGGGCCTTTAG